Within the Lycorma delicatula isolate Av1 chromosome 11, ASM4794821v1, whole genome shotgun sequence genome, the region tttaaaaaatgatttttattaaaaaaaaaaaaaaaaaaattgctcatcTATCTGCATCTTAGTAAAAGTCCTGAGTTTTTCCTAGGAGTTGAAATCTCAAGAGTTTTTAGggttaatttatttgtagtagTTAGGTATGAAGGTATCATTTAATGTTATGTTGTTTTCAGCCGTGGAGATAtaatttaatgtcgaaaaaatCGTTATTATTACGTTTGACTTTACTTAAATCAAAACTGTATGAAGAAGGAGCGAGTGTTTTTTGTCTGGGAgtgttttatggaaaaaaaaccGCTTAAACGAACTCGGGTTTAAAATGGGCCCGAACCTTAAAGGTCTCGGTTGCCATCACCTTGAATGTGTGGAAAACTCAGTAATCCAGCTCCAATACGGGAGGGTTTAGGCACTGACCGAAAGCGGACTAGAGCAGAGAGATagagtatgttttcattagagacttattaattaaatttgtgaatctagaGGACTTTCGGTAAATTAAATTGTAGGAAAATATTGTCGTCGTTGCGATCACTATTTGTTTTGTTGGTACGACGATCGTATTTTTGGTATGTGAAGACCCAATctagtaatgatctgagtgcacagTCTAATTGAAGGTGGATATAGAAAGGTTTACGGATTGATAGGTAAGCACGTGGATCGCGATTCCGCGAATCGGTTATTTGATAGTTGAGAGACAATAGCTGGTCGCGGTTGGAAAAGGCCAAACGAAGGCTATAGTAAGGTGTATAAATACACTATcgaggtatttgcatcggtggcatcctgaaagAGGCCAGACTGACGATTgtattgtgttatcaagtttagagggtctaaaagacgacctccggtaaagcccatccaGAGCTATGAACGGAGAGGGCGGTGTGGCAACctggatcgtcacaaggcgaatGTCTTCCTCCAGGGAGATCAGGATGCCCTTACCTTAAGCCTTTTGACAAGCCTCAAAGTGCGTGTCAAAGACTTatcaaaaataatcttacaataatcgtatctaaaaattataaaaaaaattatcgaaacggatttttttttaattttttagatgacAGAATCCAtagagcatataaaaaaaatattcaagaattttaatttcgttttttaacGATGACGTTTTAGGTGAGTTGATTACAAacgaaataaagaatttatttttaactcttatgACTTTTAACCAAAAAATCAGAATAGTAGATGGTGGAAATAAATTCCCTTCAACTAAAACGATGACTAGCATAAATTTAACTAACTGCAAAAAATTtccaactaaaaaaaataataataaaacaaaaattaacggGTAAATgctcaagtaattttttttaatatttagaaaaaatatacacgaacaaaaatttaatttttattcattcgtCCTTCAGGTCACATATTTCgttctaccaattttttttttcaaattaatttactgttcAACAACAGAATtagaattattaagaataaatatacctggtcatttaattattattaatacacgaTGGAGAGGGGGTAGAAATTTAATTTGCAAACGCGTGCATACAGACACGAACGTTAATAAAGCGATTGGTCGCGTCATTTCTTTACAGCGAATGAATGGTTGAAGTATAACCGatggaataataattataaaaaaaacaagatggacggtatgaagagaaaaattacgCACAATAAATTCGTTCATGGTAATCGGTTACGCTAGAATTACACCTTAAAGAGAGggcgactatatatatatatatatatatatagtcgccGATAACGAACGACGTGTGGTCGAAGTAACACAGACTCATTCGGCTTGACGGCACGTACTATGACACGGTGGACTACAGAGACTTGACAGAACGTAGACAATCTCAATAATAACACACCGATACACTTCCGGCAATAAGAATagagaaaaaaagaagcaataaaaaaagtggtgtaaaaaaattttttaattaaaaaataaagcacaGTTTGTATAATCGTAACGAATTTAATGTAGCcaacctaaaattaaaatttacttaataataatcttttttaacgtaataaacgGTTACCCTGGtcgtgcaatatatatatatatattataaataaaacttcaatttacGGAAAActactttcatttttcttttttttcaattaaattaatttaagctaccaatatatatataattcatatttataaataaaaataatttaattaatattcaatttttaaataataatacaatagtatagatatagcaaaaaaaaaattcaaggtttttctacataaacaaaattatgatatttatccATTACACATTTTAAGTAgggataaattttatactaaattacatttaattacaatttaatcacCACAAAACCTAATaattacacaacaaaaataaccataatttatttaaataatatcatattggTATAGATTAATATAAAGACCGACCTttcgataattaattatttgtacttagtaaaaaggaagtattatgatctcgaaaaatttcggttttcagatttcaacggaaatatccattttgaccgtccctgaatccatttttctAGTTTCGGAAAATCCagaaacgtttggattttggactttttcttaataacagtaataacccctcattgatatctttttaacgatatatcataagtggtacttattttcattagttccaaagttatacccaaataaaattttaattaatgaaatatttggatcttacaaggggaaggaacatccgGTTGGAATCAGATattatctccttttctttttttaacttttttttttaatttaaatatattgatttattaataattattaacccacgattgtaaaacaaaaattacaataataacaataaaaaagaatatgaaaaaatcagaagttgcgtatatgtaatttaataggcattattacgtaTGCGTATAGGTAATAGATTTGATCagacatctgattatttaataataattgaagattataatttagaatcgtattatatttggattttctagttgaatttttgtttaattttatctaccttaaagttaactacagtgactgaaaaatagaccctcacaagaacaacatatacactgaggcatacatgctcgatcttcgataaattgcaaaaaagttttatcttttagtttattgtcctctgatattgtcggacaatattttccGTAAGTCGGAGTTGATAATCGTTTCGTTCATCTATTTTCTGTTGCCATTATTTAATCGctcttttgtttgatataattctgatcttaatttgtgtacacgttctctacatttcaaattttctctttttatattcatcaacctctctcaatctttttattctttccttgggcTTAACGTTTTCCTCCTCTTtattatcatcttctcttaacattttttattctttctttgtttacaacattttcttcctgtttattttttttgtttgcaacattttcttccttttttcattttcctttaactttttttttttaatttaaatattctgatttattaaatagtcattaacctctgattgtaaaaaaaattacgataataattcaacaacaataaaaaaatatatcaagttattaatgaaataaaattttatgtacttttcattttttaaaaatgtgtatgtaatttaataggcgtacaaggaagttatgtggtgtccatatcagacttttcttcattatttaaaggGCTATTAAGATTAAAGTAGCTTTGATACCTACATTATATTACAGACAGAAAAttagaagcattttttttaaattaccttcataaaagttatactttcattttttcaatactttttatacaattttttatagcaatcacttcttaataaataaatattctataaatttttccaGAGTAAGGGAGCTCCTAaattatcgaaataaaaaaaaaacatttttttattcgaaatttgggaattttaatGACGTGACGACGTAATAAGCAAAGTTACGGAATATTTTtgctagcttttttttaaattattcacgaaaacgtatacatttttaactaaaatatactcagcttatacaaaaaaaaaagtgaattattcCGCTCTACTGTTTATGCTCGGATAACTTTatcaaaatattgcataattacattaatttattcattaattttaattttataaattaattccatgtttttttttgtttttttttacagatgatcACTAAAGAAGCCATACAATTACTAATAATAGTATGCGCAATGGTCGTTTGCGCatattctaaagaatatattttagaagATTTAGTAGCAATGGAAGATAACAATAGAAGATACTCGCATAATTCAGCAGTAACTGCTAATATTAAcaatggtaattattattaacatcaaaaactaaatattacagtaaaattatattaataaatgaacaatttccgcatgagaataataacaaatgaaaacgATCAGGaactaaacatttatttctaccgttaattaaaattaaacgcatatattattaaatttaaaaaaggctaCGTTAAACTGCAATGAAGAATGAAAATACAACtaacatataaaattacatacgttcttataataataataggcagggaaatccaaggttttcatttatttttattattatttattaaatagtttctatttaatttagaatttttacggTGGacttaaaacaatgaaataaacattCCCTTTAGTTTTTCAAGCGAAGCGAAAATcgcttttaatattaataataaaaatgaaggtcGAAGccgtttgtttttattacaatttcaacctaaaaaaatattatatagagaATACCTTAACTTATAAAGAATTTCTAACATTTATTCGCAATTTAcatatttcagaagaaaaaaaaacccaatttttttcttaaaatattttatagttctcTGTTAAAACGGaatcatttgaaaagttttttattaaaacttttcaataaagcctgtagtacagtcaatttttatttgaaaatccttacacACCGATTACCTACCTATTTTTtcccatatgttaggggtgatgagggaagcttaactccagatttttgtaaaactcaaaaagtttttgaatgcgtttttctctgaatctatgcattttagagaaaagtttttcaaacaaaaaatgtagaggacattctcctctacaattaatgtttttgaagttatgccgtataatttgaaattgaaatactaggtggcgctgaaattgtaaaaaacgtgttttttcgggtttttcaccggataaaattgtttttcgtctgtattgcatatggaaaagttgttaatctcaaaaaaacagacaacttttatttaaacaattttcttgtacgacttaccgttttggagctgtagcttgtgaaagtgtgaaaatattgtgaattgggcacgtgttcgaaaccggtctacaaCGTTTTTTCGaatatttcgagtttttcaaaaatctatgggaggggaatgttaaaaatctggagttaagcttccctcatcacccctaacgcatggacaaaagatcaatcggtaggtaaggattttcaaatacagcctattttgatgacaaattgcctgtactactGCTTTTTTTCGGTTATCATTAAGCAATAATCGTTGACTCATCATTCACCAATCTtgtaaacaatttgaaatattaaaatttgtagatattttaaagaaaataatgtaacatttcaaatttctttaaaacaaatgtaTCATTTCCAAagaaatccaaaaacatttttacaagaagaaaaagtcgtaagtaatatatattaacgGGTAATGGAAAGTAAAAGTACTGCTTGcgggaaaataagaaaaatatgctCCCATTTTAACTAAGAAAACCGAATACCCTAAAactaacttcaaaaattttacgGCCCGTATAATTTCCGATTAACTAACCGCGGACCacgtacattaaatttttctcCTGATAATCGAAGAAACGAAATTAACATTTAGTacggaataaattatttaataggaaCACGGCAATAAACGGTAACCATTACCCGTTTCGTATGCCGTTGTACCGGTTACCTTAGAGATATTGTACACCAGCACGGTATACAAAAATCTATCTTCCCTAAATAACATTTCTAATTTCACacgtatgttatttaattttatttcagataaagaTGGACGGAACAAAAtgccatttttttgtaattattataattacagctgttatttattaaaggaataattttcttctggatttttttttttaatttattgcattttgttaCAGAAGGAGAATCGCAGAGAATAACAAAACGGCCGATAACGATAGCACGACATAAAAAAGCAGATGACGGTGAAAAAGGAGGCGGAGAAAGCGTAACGGAGACGGTGAAAAAGAATAGTAACAAAGATGACGACGACGAAGATAAGGCGTCGCTGGCTCAACAAGTCGCCGACGGTAAATACGGTCTCATACAGAAGGAGATATTTCCAGAAGAACCGCAAAGGCCGGGAATCATAAGCTACGAAGTCAATCCTGAGGTACCGCGCGATAACGTGAATAATCTCGGCGGTTTAAAACCGGAAGAGATTTGGTTGGCCGAAAACCATCTACTGGTACTCGCCGGCGGAGGAAAATACAGCGAGGACCGCGATAACGTAAACAACCCGTCGTGGCCGCCTATAGATAATTATAAAGCGCCACCGAGACAGGTGAAAATACCGCCGAATCCGAAAGTACCGCCGCCCTTTCCCGTTCAGTTAAGACCCGGAGGGCCGACGGAATTTATTAGAGGAATTAACGGTACGGGAGGCCCGCCGCCCTTCCCGTTTTTCCCACCGCCGGGCGGAAATTTTTCCGGAACGATACCGCAGTCGCCGTTTTTTCCACCACCAGCCGGTTTGTATCAGGGAAACTTCACTCCGGGGAACGGCCCGTACGGACCGATACAACCGTTCCCCTTTCCGCCACCGACAGCAATACGAAACGGATCGATACGACCTCCTCCTACAGGATTTTTTCCTCCGGGAATACCACCGGGAGCCAATTTTCTCCCTCCGCCGGGAAATTTTACAGAACCGTTAGACGAGGACGACCCGTCGATATACTATCCGCCGCCTTACGACTTCGTTTACAAGCGAGAAAACGGGACGGCGGTACCGCCGGGTCCCCTGGTACCGGGAATAATACTTCCGCCGCCGCCGGACTTTTTCGCGCCGTTGGAAGAGGAGAGGCGACCGAAAACGAAACGACCGCCGGCACGCAAATCGAAAAGACCGCAACAACCGCCGTCAGCGTACCGCGGGAAATCTCAACACGGCTACCCGTCGACGACGACGAGACGTCCCGCCGTACAAATTGTCACAGATGAACCCTTCCGGCAACCCGATCTGAACGAAGTGACGCCGGCTACGTTGAAGCACGCGATACCGCCGAACGCCGTGATTAGCGGATGGGTGCCGATACCGGCTCCGAGACCGTTCTACATAACAGGACCGAGAAAACCGCTCGTTCAAAATCCACGTTTAAATAACGCACAACAAAACGGCTACGATTACGATAAACCGGAAGCTCCGCTCCGGACGCTGAAAGACCAGGCCGAATGGACCGAAAGTAACATCACAAGACCGGTATTATTTTCACCCGACGGCGGTCAAAACTATTTAAGACAAAACGGATATCCAGAAGCGTTTAAAGTACCGTACCGTCCTACCACGACGATATCTCCAGCGCCGTACCGACCAGCGCCGGGCGAAATCGATAATCAACAGAAAGGTAAAGCCCTTAAAACGTTCTACTTTTACGAAGAACCGATTCAACAACAAGTCGCGATATCGTCTCCGATACCGCCGGAATGGTCTGAATGTACAGTAGGTTGCTACACTACGGCAAGACCGTCTGCGTTAGAATACTTCAACACGCCACAACCGCCGTTAAAACAACACACCACTAATCGTCCTGCTTCACCGCTACAATATTTCTACATAACGAAACCGCCGACGCCGTTAGAAACTAGTACCGATAAACCGCCGGTATACGAATACAGTTACACGGCGCCCGGTTACGGAACGTTAGAAGCGCCGAAACTGAGCGGGGCTTCGACACCGCGGCCGCCGCAATCGTTACAATACGACAACTATTACGATTACGACGTACCGCGATCGTCGACTCCGTACCCTGCAGCACCGTACTCGACCACACAGTCGCCGCCGATCTTACGCACCACAACGCCACGACCGGAAATATCGTACGACCGAAGACCAGAAACCGCGGTGTATAATCAGAGATCAAAATCTACACAAAAAACCACAACGTCGTCGCCTTATATCGTTCAAACGGAGAATCCGTATCACGCGTACTTTACGCAACACGATATTTCACTGATCGacgatataacaaaaaaatactttacgatATTCGGCCAGAAATTAAACTTCGGAGACGGACCGACTACACCTCTGTCGCCGGTATCCCATTTAGAAGATGTAACCGCAAAAACACCGCCACCGGTACAACAGAACACGCACAAAAAGGTAAAATTTCCGACCGCTTCACAACCGACGTCACAACAGCCGCCGTACTCGCAGAAATCGTATCCGTACTACTGGTCAACGCAAAGACCGTCCGTCCAACAAAACATTTATCAACGATATCCCGAATACGACTACTACGAGGATTCCATCGACGACGATCAGAAGTTAGACTACAGATATAAAACGATACAAGATCTGTACAACACCGGATTCGGACGACAACCCCAGCACGCGGGGTTAATTCAACGACCGCACCAAGTATCGTACGAAGGCGACACAAGAGTGAATTTCGTCCAACCGTTACCGCCTAAAAATCCAGACGCCGAAGAATTCGAAACCGTATCGTTGAAAAACAGGTACCGGCCCCGACCGGCCGGACTGTACACACCCGGTCGTGCGCAAGCGCAATCGACAACACCGCCGCCTTCGTTAGTTCACGATACCAGAGTGAATTATCTACAACCTTTACCGAATAAAGAACCGTTAGCGGAAGAATTCGACCCggaattattaaaaagtaggTACGATCATCAAGGACAAAATCGTCCTTCTAACGCGGCTTACCCGCCGTACTCGATAAAATCGGTCGGATTGGTGCAATCGACTCGACCGCCGCCGATATCGCTCCACGGC harbors:
- the LOC142332285 gene encoding uncharacterized protein LOC142332285, giving the protein MITKEAIQLLIIVCAMVVCAYSKEYILEDLVAMEDNNRRYSHNSAVTANINNEGESQRITKRPITIARHKKADDGEKGGGESVTETVKKNSNKDDDDEDKASLAQQVADGKYGLIQKEIFPEEPQRPGIISYEVNPEVPRDNVNNLGGLKPEEIWLAENHLLVLAGGGKYSEDRDNVNNPSWPPIDNYKAPPRQVKIPPNPKVPPPFPVQLRPGGPTEFIRGINGTGGPPPFPFFPPPGGNFSGTIPQSPFFPPPAGLYQGNFTPGNGPYGPIQPFPFPPPTAIRNGSIRPPPTGFFPPGIPPGANFLPPPGNFTEPLDEDDPSIYYPPPYDFVYKRENGTAVPPGPLVPGIILPPPPDFFAPLEEERRPKTKRPPARKSKRPQQPPSAYRGKSQHGYPSTTTRRPAVQIVTDEPFRQPDLNEVTPATLKHAIPPNAVISGWVPIPAPRPFYITGPRKPLVQNPRLNNAQQNGYDYDKPEAPLRTLKDQAEWTESNITRPVLFSPDGGQNYLRQNGYPEAFKVPYRPTTTISPAPYRPAPGEIDNQQKGKALKTFYFYEEPIQQQVAISSPIPPEWSECTVGCYTTARPSALEYFNTPQPPLKQHTTNRPASPLQYFYITKPPTPLETSTDKPPVYEYSYTAPGYGTLEAPKLSGASTPRPPQSLQYDNYYDYDVPRSSTPYPAAPYSTTQSPPILRTTTPRPEISYDRRPETAVYNQRSKSTQKTTTSSPYIVQTENPYHAYFTQHDISLIDDITKKYFTIFGQKLNFGDGPTTPLSPVSHLEDVTAKTPPPVQQNTHKKVKFPTASQPTSQQPPYSQKSYPYYWSTQRPSVQQNIYQRYPEYDYYEDSIDDDQKLDYRYKTIQDLYNTGFGRQPQHAGLIQRPHQVSYEGDTRVNFVQPLPPKNPDAEEFETVSLKNRYRPRPAGLYTPGRAQAQSTTPPPSLVHDTRVNYLQPLPNKEPLAEEFDPELLKSRYDHQGQNRPSNAAYPPYSIKSVGLVQSTRPPPISLHGDTDVNYAQPLPPINPDAEEFDPRTRQKIITDLYQQFVGRAQSLIQRPRLQPSLAADTRVNDLYAKQNPTPEPQSELYNPSSQRQTDGLPSDSNPGQNGVIAYTLPGNGGGHFYFLTPQSVGYPSSDIQQNIYRRNVRRQSNQDDRRYERRTGSENNNGDERRTNNNENRARKQ